One Triticum dicoccoides isolate Atlit2015 ecotype Zavitan chromosome 5B, WEW_v2.0, whole genome shotgun sequence genomic window carries:
- the LOC119311084 gene encoding beta-glucosidase 31-like: protein MMAALSSVLLLLFVAVATPKAAATITRRDFPPGFIFGTGSSAYQIEGAVAEDGRKPSIWDTFTHSGHSVDGSNADVTADQYHKYKEDVKLLSDMGVDAYRFSIAWPRLIPDGRGAVNPKGLEYYNNLIYELLAHGIQPHVTIYHFDFPQALQDEYNGMLSPKFIDDYTAYAEVCFKNFGDRVKYWSTVNEPNIEPIGGYDQGILPPRRCSFPFGALSCDNGNSTTEPYIVAHHLLLAHASAASLYKEKYQAKQGGNIGLTLLGWWYEPATQTPEDIAAAERMNDFHIGWYMHPLVHGDYPPVMKKNVGSRLPSFTDEELKRVLGSFDFVGFNHYIAVYVKADLSKLDDELRDYMGDAAVKYDMPFLKKNQLLFGLKSDFMTSTPWALKKMLEHLQLKYKNPIVMIHENGAASIADPSAGNAPDDEFRSQYLQDYIEATLESSRNGSNVQGYFVWSFLDVFEYLFGYRMGFGLYGVDFNSEERTRYQRHSAKWFAGFLRGGELRPVALPGQAYSQ from the exons ATGATGGCGGCGCTCTCCTCCGTACTCCTCCTCCTGTTTGTCGCCGTTGCGACTCCGAAGGCGGCGGCGACGATCACCAGGCGCGACTTCCCCCCGGGGTTCATCTTCGGCACCGGCTCCTCCGCTTACCAG ATCGAAGGTGCGGTCGCAGAGGACGGGAGAAAACCCAGCATCTGGGACACGTTCACACACTCAG GCCATTCCGTCGATGGATCAAATGCTGATGTGACTGCAGATCAGTACCATAAGTACAAG GAAGATGTTAAGCTTTTGAGCGACATGGGCGTCGACGCCTACAGATTTTCCATTGCCTGGCCTCGCCTTATTCCCG ATGGCCGTGGAGCTGTCAATCCAAAGGGACTGGAGTACTACAACAATCTTATCTATGAACTCCTGGCTCATG GAATCCAGCCTCACGTCACGATATATCATTTCGACTTCCCTCAGGCTCTTCAAGACGAATACAACGGGATGCTTAGCCCCAAATTCAT AGATGATTACACGGCGTATGCAGAAGTGTGCTTCAAGAACTTTGGCGACAGGGTGAAGTACTGGAGCACTGTCAATGAGCCAAATATTGAGCCGATTGGCGGATATGACCAGGGTATCCTCCCACCGCGACGATGCTCATTCCCCTTCGGTGCCCTCAGTTGCGATAATGGCAACTCTACCACAGAGCCATACATAGTAGCACACCATCTTCTCCTTGCACATGCCTCAGCAGCGTCCCTGTATAAAGAGAAGTACCAG GCCAAGCAGGGAGGAAATATTGGACTCACATTGCTCGGTTGGTGGTACGAGCCTGCAACACAAACACCTGAGGATATAGCAGCAGCTGAAAGGATGAACGACTTTCACATCGGATG GTATATGCATCCGTTGGTGCATGGAGATTACCCCCCGGTGATGAAGAAGAATGTTGGGTCCAGGCTACCATCTTTCACCGACGAAGAACTGAAGAGGGTGCTCGGATCTTTCGATTTTGTCGGATTTAACCACTACATTGCGGTATATGTTAAGGCTGATCTTAGCAAGCTGGATGATGAGCTGAGAGATTACATGGGTGATGCAGCCGTGAAATATGACA TGCCATTTTTGAAGAAGAACCAG CTCCTGTTTGGGTTGAAAAGCGATTTCATGACATCGACACCGtgggctctgaagaaaatgctggaGCATCTCCAGCTCAAATACAAGAACCCTATAGTCATGATCCATGAGAACG GAGCTGCTAGCATTGCGGATCCTTCTGCCGGAAACGCCCCCGACGACGAGTTCAGGTCGCAGTACCTGCAGGATTACATCGAGGCGACCCTCGAATCCAGCAG GAACGGGTCGAACGTGCAGGGCTACTTCGTGTGGTCGTTTCTGGACGTGTTCGAGTATCTGTTTGGCTACCGCATGGGCTTCGGCCTCTATGGCGTCGACTTCAACTCCGAGGAGAGGACGAGGTACCAGAGGCACTCCGCCAAGTGGTTCGCCGGCTTCCTCCGTGGCGGTGAGCTCAGGCCGGTGGCTCTGCCCGGCCAGGCTTATTCGCAGTGA